A stretch of DNA from Dokdonia sp. PRO95:
AAGAGCGTAGTGTTTATGACGGCTCATGGACAGAATGGGCAGAAAAGCAAGAACTATTTGTTTAATATCAATCCAGTAAATATCGCATCATGAACAGAAGAAAATTCATAAATAAGTCCGTAGTTGCGGGAGCTGGTATTGCTACAGGAGCAAGCTTGATGGCATGCAATGACCTCAGCACAGAAAATAGGAAGAAAGATGATAACGCTTTCGCGAAAGCGAAAAATGAAAACATTATAAAACCATCTCCCATTGCCATTTGCACCTGGGGCTTTTCTGGAGCAACAGCAAAAGCTGGCGAACTCTTACACAATGGTGTTTCAGCACTCGATGCAATTATAGCAGGCGTTGCTGTGGAAGAAGAAAATATTAAAAATACAACTGTAGGTATAGGAGCCACACCAGACAGAGATGGTAATGTAACGCTAGATGCCTGCGTAATGAATTCTGATGGAGACTGTGGAGCTGTGCTTGCAGTTGAAAATATTGTCAATGTCGCTGCCTTAGCCCGCAAAGTTATGGAAGAAACGCCGCACGTAATATTAGCAGGAAAAGGCGCCGAAGAATTTGCTTATGAGCAGGGGTTCACGAAACAAAAACTACTCACCGAAGAACGCAAAGAAGCTTGGAAAGAATGGCTAAAAACTAGTAATTACAAACCTGAAATTAACATAGAGAATCACGACACCATAGGGATGCTAGCAATAGATAGCAATGGAGATATTGCAGGTGCATGTACTACATCTGGATTAGGTTATAAAATGAAAGGGCGCGTAGGAGATTCTCCAATTATAGGTTCTGGTCTTTTTATAGACAATGAAGTGGGCGGTGCCGTAGCGACAGGAATGGGAGAAGAAGTACTCAAGACAGTTGGGAGTTTTTTAATTGTAGAGTTAATGCGTTCCGGGATGTCACCACAGGCTGCCTGCGAGGAAGCAATCCATAGAATCACAAAGAAAGGTCCTCGTTATAAAGATTTTCAAATTGCATATATCGCTATGAATAAATCTGGCGAAACTGGCAGTCATTGTATTCACGAAGGATTTACCATGATGAAATATCAAAATAAAAAAAATGAAAATATTTTATCTTCATTTTACGACACAAAAAATAGTTAGGTCATCACGCACATTTGCCACACAAAATAGACACGATGCCTATTTACATCGCCAAAATACACAAAAGACACTATTTTACTAAGGTTAAGTTAATTGCAAAAACTAAAAAACGTTTTTTTAAGGACTGAATTTCAATCAATTAAACACCAAGATCATCGCAGAATTCAATATTACACAATATTCTATTTAAAGATTTGTTATATATTTGCGCAAGCCGTTATGGCAAAAAACATTTAAGACTGTTGTAATTGACTTTAAATAATCAATTATGATTTGGGGTGAAAGCCAAGCATTCTTGCTTGGCTTTCTTTATGCCCTTAAGTCAAGGATTGGCTTTCACAACAAATCATAACGGGGTCGCGAGTAGACAAGCTTTAATGCTAGCACTATTTTAAAACGAGCGGTTTTATGTATTTTTCATTCTTGCTTGGCTTTCTTTATGCCCTTAAGTCAAGGGGTGGCTTTCACAACAAATCATAACGGGGTCGCGAGTAGACAAGCTCTAATGCTAGCACTATTTTAAAACGAGCGGTTTTATGTATTTTTCATGCTTGCTTGGCTTTTACTGTGATTGAGGTTAAGTTCTAATACCCGATATGTTCATTTTTTTCATTGACAAAAAAACGAACCAAAAAAGTCTAGACTTAACCGAACTTTGCTAAAAATTTCCCTCGCTACGGCACAAACTAAAAGTCATCGCTGATTATGTCTTTCTAAGCTTATTTTGAAATACGTCTATTATATAGTATTGAATAGGCTGTAGCTAGTTTGCTTAACCCTCCACTCATTTCATTTTTTACGCAAAATTCGCTTAGGTCATTAAGTTTGGGCATTACTATTTATCAACACTGCTGCTATATCTAAGTACATCTTCTTACATTTGAGTTTTAGCCGTAATACGCTTTCGCGAAAGCGTAATTCAAAACACCTTCACGTGACCAATACCACCGAGAATACCCAGAAGAGATTATTTTTACTAGATGCATATGCGCTCATTTTTAGGGGGTATTATGCACTCATAAAAAACCCACGTATCACAAGCACCGGCATGGATGTGAGTGCAATTATGGGCTTTACTAATAGTCTTTTTGATGTTATAAAAAGAGAACGTCCAGACCATCTTGCTGTGGCTTTTGACAAAGGTGGAAGCTCTGCACGTGTAGAAGCTTATGAAGATTACAAAGCAAACCGCGATGAAACTCCAGAGGCAATACGCATCGCGATTCCTCATATCCAAGAGATTCTTAAGGCTATGCACATCCCCATTATAGAGCGCCAAGGTGTAGAAGCAGATGACCTCATAGGAACCCTATCTAAGCAAGCCGAAAAGGAAGGTTTTAAGGTTTATATGGTCACACCAGATAAAGACTATGCACAGCTAGTATCTGAAAATATCTTTATGTACAAGCCTGCCAGAATGGGTAACGGTATAGAAATATGGGGTATTCCAGAAGTCCAAAAACGCTTTGAAGTAGAACGCCCAGAACAGGTTATTGATTACCTAGGAATGATGGGTGATGCCTCAGATAACATACCTGGACTTCCAGGTGTGGGCGATAAAACGGCAAAAAAATTTATTGCTGCATATGGATCTATGGAGGGCTTACTTGAAAATACAGATAAGCTCAAAGGTAAAATGAAGGAGAAAGTAATTGCAAATGCAGAGCTAGGCCTACTTTCAAAAAAGCTAGCCACTATAATGCTAGACTGTGATGTAACTTTTGATGCAAAAGATTACGAACTTTCTGAGCCAGATGCTGAGGCTGTGGGTAAGAAGTTTGAAGAACTTGAGTTCCGCCGAATGAAGGATCAGTTTATCAAAATATTTTCTGGAGAAGCAGATCAAGGAACGCAAGTTTCTTCTACACCTTCGGCAAAGAAAGCAGCTGCTCCTAGTGCTGGAGCTGGTCAGTTTTCATTATTTGGTGGTGATAGCGGGGCGACTGCAGCCGCAGTTTCTGATGCGTCAACACGAAAGACTATAAAAGACACGCAACATTTTTATCAAAAAGTTGATAGTCCGCTTGCGCGAAAATTATTCATACAAAACCTGAACAATCAGTCTTCTGTTTGTTTTGACACAGAAACTACAGGTCTCGATCCGCTCGTTGCAGAACTAGTAGGGATTGCTTTTTCATGGGAAGCAGGAAAAGGTTACTACATACCCTTTCCAGAAAGCAAGGAAGAAGCTCAGGCACTTATAGAAGAGTTGAGACCTTTCTTTGAAAATACCGAAATTGAAAAGATAGGACAGAATTTAAAATACGATATTAAGGTTCTTGCTAAGTATCATGTAAAGGTAAAAGGCAAACTCTTTGATACCATGCTAGCGCATTATCTCATCAACCCAGACATGCGTCACAATATGGACGTACTCGCAGAAACCTACCTTAACTACACACCCGTTTCTATTACAGAACTTATAGGGAAGAAAGGAAAGAACCAGAAATCAATGCGCGATGTTTCTGTAGACGATCAAACAGAATATGCGGTAGAGGATGCAGATATTACTTTACAACTTAAACATCATTTTGAAAAAGAGCTAGACGAGGCTGGTACTCGCAAGCTATTTGATGACATAGAAATTCCGTTATTACGTGTGCTAGCGGCTATGGAGGTAGAAGGAATCAATCTTGATGTCTCTTTCTTACAAAGTCTGTCTGGTGACCTCAATGCAGATATAGAGCGTCTTACATCAGAAATTTTCGCGGAAGCGGGAGAAGAATTTAATATAGGATCTCCTAAGCAGTTGGGTGAGATTTTATTTGACAAAATGAAACTTGTCGATAAACCTAAAAAGACAAAAACGGGTCAATACTCTACTGCCGAAGATGTACTCTCGTATCTTGCAAAAGATCACGACATCATCCAGAAAGTACTAGACTACAGAGGCTTATCAAAATTAAAATCTACCTATGTAGACGCACTACCAGAGCAAGTAGCTCAAGATGGACGCGTGCATACAGATTACATGCAAACGGTTGCAGCTACGGGACGTTTGAGCTCAAACAATCCTAACTTACAGAATATTCCAATTCGTACAGAGCGCGGTCGTCAAGTGCGTAAGGCTTTTGTGCCAAGAGATGAAAATCACACACTACTCGCTGCCGATTATTCTCAAATAGAACTGCGCATTATTGCAGCTTTAAGTGAGGAGGAGAACATGATCCAAGCCTTTACAGATGGAGAAGACATTCACGCTAGTACAGCTGCCAAAGTTTTTAATGTGCCACTAGAAGAAGTTACTCGCGAGCAACGTAGTAATGCTAAGACAGTAAACTTTGGAATTATTTACGGGGTTTCTGCCTTTGGACTTTCTAACCAGACCGATTTATCTCGTGGTGAGGCAAAAGAACTTATAGACAATTATTACAAATCATACCCAAAACTACGCAACTACATGAGCGAGCTTGTTGAGTTTGCAAGAGAAAATGGTTATGTAAAAACAGTGTTAGATAGACGTCGCTACCTTAATGGTATTAACTCTAGCAACGGAGTTGTGCGAGGCGCAGCCGAGCGAAATGCGGTGAATGCTCCTATACAAGGAAGCGCAGCAGATATTATTAAAATCGCGATGATTAATATTTTTGAAAAGCTAGAAAACAGCC
This window harbors:
- a CDS encoding N(4)-(beta-N-acetylglucosaminyl)-L-asparaginase, which translates into the protein MNRRKFINKSVVAGAGIATGASLMACNDLSTENRKKDDNAFAKAKNENIIKPSPIAICTWGFSGATAKAGELLHNGVSALDAIIAGVAVEEENIKNTTVGIGATPDRDGNVTLDACVMNSDGDCGAVLAVENIVNVAALARKVMEETPHVILAGKGAEEFAYEQGFTKQKLLTEERKEAWKEWLKTSNYKPEINIENHDTIGMLAIDSNGDIAGACTTSGLGYKMKGRVGDSPIIGSGLFIDNEVGGAVATGMGEEVLKTVGSFLIVELMRSGMSPQAACEEAIHRITKKGPRYKDFQIAYIAMNKSGETGSHCIHEGFTMMKYQNKKNENILSSFYDTKNS
- the polA gene encoding DNA polymerase I produces the protein MTNTTENTQKRLFLLDAYALIFRGYYALIKNPRITSTGMDVSAIMGFTNSLFDVIKRERPDHLAVAFDKGGSSARVEAYEDYKANRDETPEAIRIAIPHIQEILKAMHIPIIERQGVEADDLIGTLSKQAEKEGFKVYMVTPDKDYAQLVSENIFMYKPARMGNGIEIWGIPEVQKRFEVERPEQVIDYLGMMGDASDNIPGLPGVGDKTAKKFIAAYGSMEGLLENTDKLKGKMKEKVIANAELGLLSKKLATIMLDCDVTFDAKDYELSEPDAEAVGKKFEELEFRRMKDQFIKIFSGEADQGTQVSSTPSAKKAAAPSAGAGQFSLFGGDSGATAAAVSDASTRKTIKDTQHFYQKVDSPLARKLFIQNLNNQSSVCFDTETTGLDPLVAELVGIAFSWEAGKGYYIPFPESKEEAQALIEELRPFFENTEIEKIGQNLKYDIKVLAKYHVKVKGKLFDTMLAHYLINPDMRHNMDVLAETYLNYTPVSITELIGKKGKNQKSMRDVSVDDQTEYAVEDADITLQLKHHFEKELDEAGTRKLFDDIEIPLLRVLAAMEVEGINLDVSFLQSLSGDLNADIERLTSEIFAEAGEEFNIGSPKQLGEILFDKMKLVDKPKKTKTGQYSTAEDVLSYLAKDHDIIQKVLDYRGLSKLKSTYVDALPEQVAQDGRVHTDYMQTVAATGRLSSNNPNLQNIPIRTERGRQVRKAFVPRDENHTLLAADYSQIELRIIAALSEEENMIQAFTDGEDIHASTAAKVFNVPLEEVTREQRSNAKTVNFGIIYGVSAFGLSNQTDLSRGEAKELIDNYYKSYPKLRNYMSELVEFARENGYVKTVLDRRRYLNGINSSNGVVRGAAERNAVNAPIQGSAADIIKIAMINIFEKLENSHYKTKMLLQVHDELVFDVPNDELDAIKELIKTEMESAFKMAVPLDVEVGLGQNWLEAH